Proteins encoded within one genomic window of Bemisia tabaci chromosome 2, PGI_BMITA_v3:
- the LOC109035041 gene encoding uncharacterized protein: protein MFCEGLFFPHSIRTLDWEELEEKLGLRSFCAISRSVSSVVTDKVCITCQQYVKKGKIPKLAVINGLKFPDIPACLANLKPLEERMVAPYINFMQIRPLKPRSVNPQLGLKGSVVNIPVEVNDMVNVLPRQFDNMATVQIKLKRHLDHASHYMYETIRPSKVADALNYLKSTPLYVKHGISIDENFLNAHCLNVDEEVDFIVDPSDRVNSDDQNLTRPASEVPPEQGVPVEETEKTVKERNCPAATPSDPSNMVPVNEVCDAGNENSLGDDPVEPEELIEEVDEEVLLMNRDAELNDRIRIMAPGQGKAPVPWHLQPDLEELSFPSLFCGQPYTPIGKIYYSERVKSELRRCDRRSCTPTRILYMAKKKMELACLSNINICLRKTRRTENLNAGHILDKACLDSLIKHDEGFRVLKNIRSSPAWLEDKKKGLMAMLRQLGQPTLFLTLSAAENRWPELIQGLVQINEGKKISLKEAVELSFNKKTALIKSDPTTCARYFDYKVSKIMWYLRQADGLFGSEYRVEDSYERVEFQQRGSPHEHIFLWLKNAPLYNPEDQTSVRKVVDFINTFITCAHEEHCPYTAYVTHQHTRTCYKGRRYVKKCRFHFPLPPMKATTILRPLEKNERSEQSKEDWKKVCDLCEDFFSKPRLVTFDEILKELGMTEDRYILAIRSSLKRPQVFLRRTSREVAINAHNKTLLYLFEANIDMQFILEEYGLASYIINYISKADAGLSKLLQEAADDIKNGYTNVREKLRNISNVFINANLMSAQEAVYQSYPLPIIKSSRSIVFVNTSPIAERTRMLKMNAQLRNLDADSGDIYAENIHEKYSKRPEKLNDVCLADFATSYTRQNRKDDEDENDDADEEYIYKERGKRKVLRYRRYKELIDPPNFYREQICLFYPWRNEVDEVEKCDLELKYRECIDIIKKNRGNFSAIDEDEVLEDALEAAINENREREIEEEDEFAADQLPLDQNVDVLAQGGKSSDTVVEQNRITAPQRVQTEELHSMFRRLNVKQREICMHVLHCAKIDRGLQHIFVSGAGGVGKSTVIKTIFQSVTRHYDNNLNFAPDSVKVLLCSYAGKAAYIIGGVTVHTAFVLPVTKYGGQMPPLNPASASHLITELRDCQWIIIDEVSMLGGKMATYIEQRCREIKRNTDPFGGINIIVVGDFGQIPPVQDSMIFKPPNITELSLLLESNFNWRDFKMFELTEIMRQKGEKAFIEALNNLCWGTLTEEDMKLFKSRQVKNESDVPKEAIRLYCFNKQVDAFNAAKIFECPEAESVSEAKNTVLGKATQSRIDYAVRSLMNKKLDDLKGLPHRVVFKVGIKYMITINVSVRDGLVNGAVGTLVSITYKPDQDTIIDRIWLDFGENSNVGSNARLAVRDYMKAMKLHPRLVPLSRKSVVISGSKDCRLRIVRVQFPVVPAEAMTCHKSQGQTYESVCIDFSKPGKWTRPVTYVAFSRVTSLSGLYILGEFKPPPPPKPNDPIVLEMERCGIGWSPGGCQRANPTGQCHVREESDTSVLGAVYKIPIYVVLAGVLEDAREPILLANATSEKNLTQVSQEQFTKF from the exons ATGTTTTGTGAGGGCCTTTTCTTCCCACACTCTATTCGAACTCTTGATTGGGAAGAACTCGAGGAAAAGCTAGGTTTGAGGAGCTTTTGTGCTATCTCACGTAGCGTCAGTAGTGTCGTTACAGACAAAGTGTGTATAACATGCCAACAATATgtcaaaaaaggtaaaattcctAAGTTAGCAGTTATCAACGGGTTGAAATTCCCAGATATTCCGGCATGTTTAGCGAATTTGAAACCCCTAGAGGAACGCATGGTCGCTCCTTATATTAATTTTATGCAAATTAGACCATTAAAACCGCGCAGCGTTAATCCACAACTTGGACTTAAAGGTAGTGTCGTAAATATTCCTGTCGAGGTCAATGACATGGTGAATGTTCTTCCGCGACAATTTGATAACATGGCAACCGTGCAAATAAAGCTTAAACGGCACTTAGACCACGCCTCTCATTACATGTATGAGACAATTCGTCCATCTAAGGTTGCGGATGCATTGAATTACCTTAAGAGCACTCCCCTGTACGTTAAGCATGGCATTTCCatcgatgaaaattttttaaatgctcaTTGTCTGAATGTTGATGAGGAGGTAGATTTCATCGTGGATCCAAGTGATAGGGTAAACTCTGATGATCAGAATTTGACGCGGCCCGCCTCTGAAGTCCCTCCAGAACAGGGCGTTCCAGTAGAGGAAACCGAAAAAACTGTGAAAGAACGTAATTGCCCCGCGGCAACTCCTTCTGATCCCTCGAATATGGTACCAGTTAACGAAGTCTGTGACGCGGGAAATGAGAATAGTCTTGGAGACGATCCTGTAGAACCGGAGGAATTAATTGAAGAAGTCGACGAAGAAGTGCTTCTTATGAACAGAGACGCCGAACTGAACGATCGCATTCGTATCATGGCGCCTGGTCAGGGTAAGGCACCGGTGCCCTGGCATTTGCAGCCAGACTTAGAGGAGCTTTCTTTTCCATCTCTTTTTTGCGGACAACCGTATACGCCCATCGGTAAAATTTATTATTCAGAGAGAGTAAAATCGGAACTCAGAAGATGTGACCGCCGAAGTTGTACCCCAACTAGAATTTTGTACATGGCGAAGAAAAAGATGGAGTTGGCATGTCTGTCCAACATTAATATTTGTTTGAGGAAAACTAGAAggacagaaaatttaaatgccGGCCATATTTTAGATAAAGCTTGTCTTGACTCCTTAATTAAACACGATGAAGGTTTTCGCGTACTTAAGAACATTCGATCTTCCCCCGCGTGGTTAGAGGATAAAAAGAAGGGGTTGATGGCCATGCTCAGGCAACTTGGTCAGCCGACGCTGTTTCTTACTCTTTCTGCAGCGGAAAACAGATGGCCGGAACTTATCCAAGGCTTAGTGCaaataaatgaaggaaagaaaATCTCCTTAAAAGAAGCGGTCGAATTAAGTTTTAATAAAAAGACGGCTCTAATTAAAAGCGACCCGACAACATGCGCTCGGTACTTCGATTATAAAGTTTCAAAGATAATGTGGTATTTACGACAAGCAGACGGTCTGTTTGGAAGCGAGTACAGAGTAGAGGATTCTTACGAACGCGTGGAATTCCAACAACGCGGATCACCTCATGAGCATATATTTTTGTGGTTGAAAAATGCTCCCCTGTACAACCCGGAAGATCAAACCTCGGTGCGCAAAGTCGTCGATTTCATTAATACATTTATTACGTGTGCTCATGAGGAGCATTGCCCTTACACGGCTTACGTTACGCATCAGCACACCCGGACGTGTTATAAAGGAAGGAGGTACGTGAAAAAATGTCGTTTTCATTTCCCTTTACCGCCAATGAAAGCAACCACCATATTGCGccctttggaaaaaaatgaaaggtcAGAACAGTCAAAAGAGGACTGGAAAAAAGTATGCGACCTGTGTGAAGATTTCTTTTCAAAACCACGATTGGTCACTTTCgacgaaattttgaaggaactcGGTATGACGGAAGATAGGTACATTCTTGCTATTAGGAGTTCTCTTAAAAGACCACAGGTATTTTTAAGAAGGACTAGCAGAGAAGTCGCGATTAATGCTCACAACAAAACCCTTTTGTATCTGTTCGAAGCTAATATTGATATGCAATTTATTCTGGAAGAATACGGGCTCGCAagttatattattaattatatcAGTAAGGCAGATGCTGGTCTCTCTAAATTGCTCCAAGAAGCTGCCGACGATATAAAGAACGGGTACACCAACGTGCGCGAAAAATTACGGAATATATCGAACGTCTTTATAAATGCGAATTTGATGTCAGCCCAAGAGGCAGTATACCAAAGCTATCCACTCCCCATCATCAAGAGTAGCAGGAGTATTGTATTCGTAAATACGTCCCCAATCGCTGAACGTACGCGGATGCTAAAAATGAATGCTCAACTTCGGAATTTGGATGCTGACTCAGGCGATATTTAcgcggaaaatattcacgaaaaATATAGCAAAAGGCCCGAAAAGTTAAATGACGTTTGTTTAGCAGATTTCGCGACTTCGTACACTAGGCAAAATAGGAAGGACGACGAGGATGAAAACGACGACGCAGATGAAGAGTATATTTacaaagagagaggaaaacgAAAAGTTCTTCGGTACCGTCGTTACAAAGAACTTATCGATCCTCCAAATTTCTACCGCGAAcaaatttgtcttttttatcCGTGGCGTAATGAGGTCGATGAGGTCGAAAAATGCGACCTTGAATTGAAGTACCGCGAATGCATcgatattattaaaaaaaataggggTAATTTTTCAGCTATTGATGAAGACGAGGTCCTTGAAGACGCTTTAGAAGCAGCCATAAATGAAAATAGAGAAAGGGAAattgaagaagaagatgaattTGCTGCTGATCAGCTGCCTCTTGATCAGAATGTCGATGTATTAGCACAGGGTGGCAAAAGTAGTGATACCGTAGTCGAGCAAAATCGGATAACAGCGCCGCAAAGAGTTCAAACTGAGGAGCTGCATTCAATGTTTCGGCGTTTAAATGTCAAACAGAGAGAAATATGCATGCATGTACTCCACTGTGCGAAAATAGATAGAGGACTCCAACATATATTCGTTAGCGGGGCCGGTGGGGTTGGAAAATCTACGGTGATTAAAACAATTTTCCAATCCGTGACCCGACACTACGACAATAATCTAAATTTTGCTCCTGATAGTGTAAAAGTGCTCCTTTGCTCATATGCAGGCAAAGCTGCATATATAATCGGTGGCGTTACCGTCCACACAGCGTTCGTCCTGCCAGTGACCAAATACGGAGGCCAAATGCCGCCACTCAATCCTGCATCGGCTAGTCATTTAATTACAGAACTAAGGGACTGTCAATGGATTATTATAGACGAAGTTTCCATGCTAGGCGGTAAAATGGCAACTTACATTGAGCAGAGATGCAgggaaataaaaagaaacaccgACCCCTTTGGTGGTATAAATATTATTGTCGTAGGAGATTTTGGTCAAATCCCTCCCGTGCAGGACTCTATGATTTTTAAACCCCCTAATATCACCGAACTTAGTCTTCTGTTAGAATCGAACTTCAACTGGCGCGACTTTAAGATGTTTGAATTAACCGAAATTATGAggcaaaaaggtgaaaaagctTTCATCGAAGCTCTCAATAATTTATGTTGGGGCACGCTCACTGAAGAAGATATGAAGCTTTTTAAATCGAGGCAAGTAAAAAATGAATCCGATGTCCCAAAAGAGGCTATTCGTTTATATTGTTTCAATAAGCAGGTTGACGCGTTTAATGCGGCAAAAATTTTCGAGTGTCCGGAAGCAGAATCCGTTTCTGAGGCGAAAAATACTGTATTAGGTAAGGCAACTCAAAGCCGAATCGATTACGCGGTTAGATCTTTGatgaacaaaaaattagatGATTTAAAAGGCCTACCTCATAGAGTAGTCTTTAAAGTAGGGATCAAGTACATGATCACCATTAATGTTAGTGTTCGCGATGGCCTGGTCAACGGCGCTGTCGGTACTTTAGTCAGTATTACTTACAAGCCTGATCAAGACACGATTATTGACAGAATTTGGCtcgattttggtgaaaattcgAATGTAGGCAGTAATGCTCGACTGGCTGTTCGTGATTACATGAAGGCGATGAAGCTCCATCCGCGACTTGTACCGTTGAGTAGGAAAAGTGTCGTAATTTCGGGATCTAAAGACTGTCGTTTAAGAATCGTCCGAGTGCAGTTCCCTGTCGTTCCCGCGGAAGCAATGACCTGTCATAAAAGTCAGGGCCAAACATACGAATCAGTGTGTATCGACTTCAGTAAGCCAGGGAAATGGACTAGGCCGGTAACATACGTAGCCTTTAGCAGAGTCACCAGTCTTTCGGGTTTGTATATTCTAGGAGAATTTAAACCGCCACCTCCACCAAAACCCAACGATCCTATTGTGCTTGAAATGGAAAG ATGTGGtattggctggagtcctggaggatgcCAGAGAGCCAATCCTACTGGCCAATGCCACGTCAGAGAAGAATCTGACACAAGTGTCTTAGGAGCAGTTTACAAAATTCCGATAT ATGTGGtattggctggagtcctggaggacgccagagagCCAATCCTACTGGCCAATGCCACGTCAGAGAAGAATCTGACACAAGTGTCTCAGGAGCAGTTTACAAAATTCTGA